The following coding sequences lie in one uncultured Flavobacterium sp. genomic window:
- a CDS encoding iron-sulfur cluster assembly protein, producing MEHVIDTNELGESIVKVLKGIYDPEIPVDIYELGLIYDVMVNTDYEVKILMTLTSPNCPVAESLPREVEEKVKTIEYIKDVDVEITFDPPWSKDLMSEEAKLELGML from the coding sequence ATGGAACACGTAATAGACACAAACGAATTAGGAGAATCAATTGTAAAAGTTTTAAAAGGCATTTATGATCCGGAGATTCCTGTAGATATTTATGAATTAGGATTAATTTATGACGTAATGGTAAATACTGATTACGAAGTAAAAATCTTAATGACTTTGACCTCTCCAAACTGTCCGGTTGCGGAAAGTTTACCAAGAGAAGTTGAAGAAAAAGTAAAAACAATAGAATACATAAAAGATGTTGATGTTGAAATTACTTTTGATCCGCCTTGGAGCAAAGATTTAATGAGCGAAGAAGCAAAATTAGAATTAGGAATGCTTTAA
- a CDS encoding serine hydrolase has protein sequence MKKFLKVFALVLILAFLYFGFTTYPKLELISGFSAKSVASGHFIDNRSKELIEKTDNDIELLDLATNTINEAGKFATSEVYGLKERKAIYREGLGATLIDDNFDVSKPYLLPKRTKLVNNLPFPYGNNEPKDTLFSNVDYSKLKKAVDDSFDKSGGKAKRTRAVVVLYKDKLIAEKYDTGFNKDSKILGWSMTKSITSSAFGVLAKQGKIDIYKPAPIAEWQKDDRKIITINDLLHMNSGLEWEEDYSTICDATIMLFKSEDMGKVQMDKPAQFKPNTHWNYSSGTTNLLSRILRSQFKTQQEYLDFWYSAVIDKIGMNSMVVEQDMTGTFVGSSYGWATPRDWSKFGLLYLRKGNWNGEQILDVSWVKYTSTPTNTSKGKYGAQFWLNAGGKFPDVPRDMFYCSGYQGQMVAIIPSLDMVIVRMGVKEEEPGFDFNGFLKGIIDSVKK, from the coding sequence ATGAAAAAATTCCTTAAAGTATTTGCGCTTGTTTTGATTCTTGCTTTTTTGTATTTCGGATTCACCACTTATCCTAAACTTGAATTGATTTCTGGTTTTTCGGCAAAAAGTGTTGCCTCTGGACATTTTATTGATAATCGTTCGAAAGAATTAATTGAAAAAACCGATAATGATATTGAATTACTTGATTTGGCAACTAACACTATTAATGAAGCAGGAAAGTTTGCAACATCTGAGGTTTATGGTTTAAAAGAGAGAAAAGCAATTTATAGAGAAGGTTTAGGCGCAACGTTAATCGATGATAATTTTGATGTTTCGAAACCGTATTTACTTCCAAAACGAACTAAATTAGTAAATAATCTTCCCTTTCCTTACGGGAATAATGAGCCAAAAGATACTTTGTTTTCGAACGTTGATTATTCAAAATTAAAGAAAGCCGTTGATGATTCTTTTGATAAAAGCGGAGGAAAAGCAAAACGTACACGTGCTGTTGTGGTTTTATATAAAGATAAATTGATTGCCGAAAAATATGATACCGGTTTTAATAAAGACAGTAAAATTTTAGGCTGGTCGATGACAAAAAGTATTACAAGTTCGGCTTTTGGAGTTTTAGCCAAACAAGGAAAAATAGACATTTATAAACCAGCTCCAATTGCAGAATGGCAAAAAGATGATCGTAAAATTATCACGATAAACGATTTGCTTCATATGAATTCCGGTTTAGAATGGGAAGAGGATTACAGTACGATTTGTGATGCGACAATAATGCTATTTAAGTCAGAAGATATGGGGAAGGTGCAAATGGACAAACCGGCTCAATTTAAGCCAAACACACACTGGAATTATTCGTCTGGAACAACCAATTTATTATCCCGAATTTTAAGAAGTCAGTTTAAAACGCAACAAGAATATCTTGACTTTTGGTACAGCGCCGTAATCGACAAAATAGGAATGAACTCGATGGTTGTAGAACAAGATATGACAGGAACTTTTGTAGGTTCGTCTTACGGATGGGCAACGCCAAGAGATTGGTCAAAATTTGGACTATTATATCTGCGTAAAGGAAATTGGAATGGCGAACAAATCCTTGATGTAAGCTGGGTAAAATATACATCAACACCAACAAATACTTCTAAGGGCAAATATGGCGCGCAATTTTGGTTAAACGCAGGAGGAAAATTTCCGGATGTTCCTCGTGATATGTTTTATTGCAGCGGTTATCAAGGGCAAATGGTGGCGATTATTCCGTCTTTGGATATGGTAATCGTGAGAATGGGAGTGAAGGAGGAAGAACCCGGATTTGATTTTAATGGGTTTTTGAAAGGGATAATTGATAGTGTGAAGAAATAA
- a CDS encoding TonB-dependent receptor: protein MGKKYMLLFILLSFKVVFAQQETIFLGIVIDAKTQNPLENVVVSIQNSTITQLTTKNGKFGLHSAIKGEQLLLLRSQGYNDLLLKVQSNFGGLVNLGILQLEERFSDETPAALISLLESDLSDDSSSSEMTSGLLQSSKDAFMQASAFNWGQARFRVRGLDSENGTMMLNGMVMNKIYDGRPQWSNWGGLNNVLRNQEFSAGAAASDYTFGGILGTQQIFTRASMYRKGTQLTFSGSNTAYNLRAIGTYASGMNVSGWAFAVSAGKRWSGEGYFEGTSFDAESFFISVEKKLNKRQSLNFTGFYTPSTRAKNSANINEVTQLTSEKYNSYWGFQNGEKRNARVKNLEEPLLMLNHYFKIDEKTNLNSSVMYQFGKVGNSNIDYQRVNSPDPVYYRKLPSYYSSLYGKDNGEFSGEFTPDYENAEKSKMLFLEKPQIDWEAMYQANQRPVRNSDGMITGYETSQSHYVLYEDRTDDKVFAANSNLNIQLSENSAFDGGITFRNLKSHQFQYLLDLLGGQYFEDIDAFYTGNEAQSDLQNPNRNVKEGDIYGYNYNFIATTIDAFTQFKFSYKKVDFYLAQSYSVSDYQREGLYQNGIYPTSSLGKSQKVNFENFGFKGGFTYKISGKQWLFFNGMHLTRAPSLRNTFSNSRLNNSVVDGIENENISSAEGNYVYHSPRLKMRFTGYYTLIKNTTKTSFFYAEGIFDRGASYNSTDAFVSQTLTHLDKKNIGLELSFEYQISLTLKTTLSAAYGNYTYNSNPNVSITNDANAAKGDAQTTFDFGESYLKNYKQPGMPQQAYSFGLEYRDPKYWWLAANINYLTESYIDVSPIARTARFYKNSISGLVFPEATEERAAILLKQEKFDPISLLNISGGKSWRISRKYIGLFASVNNVLDVTYKTGGFEQARNANFRALSQDVSSGTPSFGLKYFYGYGRTYFVNLTVSL from the coding sequence ATGGGAAAAAAATACATGTTGCTTTTTATTTTATTGTCTTTTAAAGTTGTTTTTGCACAACAAGAAACTATTTTCTTAGGAATAGTGATTGATGCAAAGACGCAAAATCCTTTAGAAAATGTTGTTGTAAGTATTCAAAATTCTACGATAACACAACTCACAACCAAAAACGGAAAATTCGGGTTACATTCTGCAATTAAAGGAGAGCAGTTGCTTTTGTTGCGCAGTCAGGGATATAATGATTTGCTTTTAAAAGTGCAATCAAATTTTGGAGGACTGGTAAATCTCGGAATACTTCAATTAGAAGAGCGGTTTTCAGATGAAACGCCGGCAGCTTTAATTTCTTTGTTAGAAAGTGATTTATCAGATGATAGCAGTTCGTCTGAAATGACTTCCGGTTTACTACAATCATCAAAAGATGCTTTTATGCAGGCTTCGGCGTTCAATTGGGGTCAAGCCCGATTTAGGGTTCGTGGTTTAGACAGCGAAAACGGAACCATGATGCTTAACGGCATGGTGATGAACAAAATCTATGACGGAAGACCACAATGGAGCAATTGGGGAGGTTTAAATAACGTGCTTAGAAATCAGGAATTTTCAGCAGGAGCAGCAGCTTCAGACTATACATTTGGAGGTATTTTAGGAACGCAGCAAATATTTACGCGAGCTTCAATGTATAGAAAAGGCACACAACTTACCTTTTCGGGAAGCAATACTGCCTATAATTTAAGAGCAATAGGCACCTATGCTTCAGGAATGAATGTTTCCGGTTGGGCATTTGCAGTTTCGGCAGGAAAACGCTGGTCAGGAGAAGGTTACTTTGAAGGGACAAGTTTTGATGCAGAATCCTTTTTTATAAGTGTAGAAAAGAAATTAAATAAGAGGCAATCTTTAAATTTTACTGGATTTTATACGCCAAGTACACGTGCAAAAAACTCGGCTAATATAAATGAAGTAACACAATTAACAAGCGAAAAATACAATTCGTATTGGGGTTTTCAGAATGGAGAAAAACGAAACGCCAGAGTCAAAAATCTCGAAGAACCATTACTCATGCTCAATCATTATTTTAAGATTGATGAAAAAACAAATCTTAATTCGAGCGTAATGTATCAGTTTGGAAAAGTAGGAAACAGCAATATAGATTATCAAAGAGTAAATAGTCCCGATCCTGTTTATTATCGAAAATTGCCTAGTTATTATAGTTCACTTTACGGAAAAGACAATGGAGAATTTTCAGGAGAGTTCACGCCAGATTATGAAAATGCCGAAAAAAGTAAAATGTTATTTCTTGAAAAGCCTCAAATAGATTGGGAAGCCATGTATCAGGCAAATCAAAGACCAGTTAGAAATTCTGATGGAATGATTACAGGTTATGAAACTTCACAAAGTCATTATGTTTTGTATGAAGATCGAACGGATGATAAGGTGTTTGCAGCAAATTCAAACTTAAATATACAGCTTTCTGAAAATAGTGCTTTTGATGGCGGAATTACATTTAGAAACCTAAAATCACATCAGTTTCAATATCTTTTAGATTTACTTGGTGGGCAATATTTTGAAGATATTGATGCTTTTTATACTGGAAACGAGGCACAGTCAGATTTGCAAAACCCAAATCGGAATGTTAAAGAAGGGGATATTTATGGTTATAATTACAATTTTATAGCCACAACAATTGATGCTTTTACACAATTCAAATTCAGCTATAAAAAAGTTGATTTCTATTTAGCACAATCTTATTCTGTTTCAGATTATCAAAGAGAAGGATTGTATCAAAACGGAATTTACCCGACATCTTCTTTAGGTAAGAGCCAAAAAGTGAATTTTGAAAATTTTGGTTTCAAAGGTGGGTTTACTTATAAGATTTCGGGGAAACAGTGGTTGTTTTTTAACGGAATGCATCTTACGAGAGCTCCATCACTTCGAAATACATTTTCAAATTCGCGTTTGAATAATTCAGTTGTTGACGGAATTGAAAATGAAAATATCAGCAGTGCCGAAGGAAATTATGTATATCATTCGCCGAGGCTTAAAATGCGTTTTACAGGATATTACACTTTAATAAAAAATACCACCAAAACTTCCTTTTTTTATGCAGAAGGAATTTTTGACAGAGGAGCAAGTTACAATAGTACGGACGCTTTTGTTAGTCAGACTTTAACCCATTTGGACAAAAAGAATATTGGACTGGAACTCAGTTTTGAATATCAAATTTCATTAACATTAAAGACAACGTTGTCTGCTGCTTATGGCAATTATACCTACAATAGCAATCCTAATGTTTCAATAACAAACGACGCAAATGCAGCCAAAGGAGATGCACAAACAACTTTTGATTTTGGAGAATCCTATCTTAAAAATTACAAACAACCGGGCATGCCGCAACAAGCCTATTCATTTGGACTGGAGTATAGAGATCCAAAATATTGGTGGTTGGCAGCAAATATTAATTATTTGACCGAAAGTTATATCGATGTTTCACCTATAGCCCGAACGGCACGTTTTTATAAGAACTCAATAAGCGGTCTCGTCTTTCCTGAAGCCACAGAAGAGCGAGCAGCAATTTTATTAAAACAAGAAAAATTTGACCCAATTTCGTTATTGAACATTTCAGGAGGCAAATCATGGAGAATTTCACGTAAATATATCGGGCTTTTTGCGAGTGTAAATAATGTTCTCGATGTAACGTATAAAACGGGTGGTTTTGAGCAAGCCCGAAATGCCAATTTTAGGGCGCTTAGCCAAGATGTTTCGAGTGGAACGCCATCATTTGGGCTTAAATATTTTTACGGATACGGGCGAACTTATTTCGTGAATTTAACTGTCAGTTTATAA
- a CDS encoding GxxExxY protein — protein sequence MITKRYLTDLIYQVNGAAIEVHKNIGAGLLESIYHQCMIKELSLRGINFQSELIIPVEYKGLELESDLRCDLFIENCLVLELKAVDKIVPVHIAKLMSYMKLLKSPIGLMINFNVTNIYHEGQKTYVNELYRWLED from the coding sequence ATGATAACAAAGAGATATTTGACTGATCTAATTTATCAGGTTAACGGAGCAGCAATTGAGGTTCATAAAAATATTGGAGCTGGACTTTTAGAAAGCATTTATCATCAATGCATGATTAAAGAATTATCTCTAAGAGGAATTAATTTTCAATCTGAATTGATAATTCCAGTTGAGTATAAAGGCTTAGAACTTGAATCTGACTTAAGATGTGATTTATTCATCGAAAACTGTTTAGTTCTGGAATTAAAAGCCGTCGATAAAATCGTACCTGTTCATATTGCCAAACTAATGTCTTATATGAAACTTCTAAAGTCGCCAATAGGATTAATGATAAATTTCAATGTAACAAATATTTATCACGAAGGTCAAAAAACATACGTCAACGAATTATATCGCTGGCTGGAAGATTAA
- a CDS encoding DUF5689 domain-containing protein — protein MKNSFLISFFTSLFVLFCSCNNEVEIPKLSCTQPDLTVNQTVQKVKDISGSVPKQYNYNDVIEAYVVSSDEEGNFFKAISFQTLATDKIPAIGFSIPVDVSNSYIDFRVGNKVYIKLKNQFTDLYFGGLRVGSLYVSNSGDPTIGRVSQNDYKNVLNASCAVIDESHLVQSVSVEEALNDNKLNTLIELTNVQFTEAAIGRHYFEESNNIGGSTNWNLRDKTGNQIIFRTSSYASFADHFVPEGNGKIRGILTKFGSDYQLMIRSEKDVVMNGKRNVPFFSEDFQSVKNNVNFVLPGWSNIVQKASKLWKSMLYAGNGYAEFNTTSTTAAENIAWLVTPKINTTGYKNSVLSFRSAQHDLKTDSPLNALEVYISTNFDGSNITKATWTKLEANFPSLSTPSRQFISSGGIDLSFYSGNIHIAFKYIGSGKDKTLNGAFMVDDVRIFGEK, from the coding sequence ATGAAAAATAGCTTTTTGATTTCATTTTTTACGTCATTATTCGTCTTGTTTTGTAGTTGTAACAATGAAGTCGAAATTCCTAAATTGTCTTGTACACAACCTGATTTAACAGTAAATCAAACCGTTCAAAAAGTTAAGGATATTTCAGGTTCAGTTCCCAAACAATACAATTATAATGATGTAATTGAAGCTTATGTAGTATCGAGTGATGAAGAAGGAAATTTTTTCAAGGCAATTTCTTTTCAAACTTTGGCAACGGATAAAATACCTGCAATAGGATTTAGTATTCCGGTTGATGTCTCAAACTCTTATATAGATTTTCGTGTTGGAAATAAGGTATATATAAAACTTAAAAATCAATTTACAGATTTATATTTCGGAGGTTTGCGCGTTGGAAGTTTGTACGTAAGTAATTCCGGAGATCCAACAATTGGCAGAGTTTCGCAAAATGATTATAAAAATGTACTAAACGCTTCCTGTGCAGTTATTGATGAAAGCCATCTAGTTCAGTCGGTTTCTGTTGAAGAAGCGTTGAACGATAATAAGCTCAATACATTAATAGAGTTAACAAATGTGCAGTTTACAGAAGCTGCAATCGGTCGCCATTATTTTGAAGAATCAAATAATATAGGCGGTTCTACAAATTGGAATTTAAGAGACAAAACAGGCAATCAGATTATTTTTAGAACAAGTAGTTATGCCAGTTTTGCAGATCATTTTGTGCCTGAAGGTAACGGAAAAATTAGAGGCATATTGACAAAATTTGGATCAGATTATCAACTGATGATCAGATCAGAAAAGGATGTAGTAATGAACGGAAAAAGAAATGTTCCATTTTTTTCGGAAGATTTTCAATCGGTAAAAAACAATGTAAATTTTGTTTTACCGGGTTGGAGTAATATTGTACAAAAAGCTTCAAAATTATGGAAAAGTATGTTGTATGCCGGAAATGGTTATGCAGAGTTTAATACAACAAGTACAACTGCTGCTGAAAATATCGCATGGTTAGTAACTCCAAAAATCAATACGACGGGTTACAAAAATTCAGTTTTGTCATTTAGAAGTGCACAACATGATTTAAAAACTGATTCTCCGTTGAACGCTTTAGAAGTTTATATATCAACAAATTTTGACGGATCAAATATCACCAAAGCAACCTGGACAAAATTAGAAGCGAATTTTCCTTCGTTGTCAACGCCTTCCCGACAGTTTATTAGTTCCGGCGGAATTGATTTGTCTTTTTATTCAGGAAATATTCATATTGCGTTTAAATACATCGGATCTGGTAAGGATAAAACCCTTAATGGTGCTTTTATGGTTGATGATGTTAGAATTTTTGGCGAAAAGTAG
- the hflX gene encoding GTPase HflX, translated as MLEKEVINFERTAIVGIVTQNQSEEKLNEYLDELEFLTFTAGGEVIKRFTQKMERPNPKTFVGTGKIDEINLFVKENEISTLIFDDELSPSQQKNISRIIDCKILDRTNLILDIFAQRAETSYARTQVELAQCIYLLPRLSGLWTHLERQKGGIGMRGPGETEIETDRRIVRDRISLLKDKIKTIDKQMGVQRSNRGAMVRVALVGYTNVGKSTLMNAVGKSDVFVENKLFATLDTTVRKVVIKNLPFLLSDTVGFIRKLPTQLVDSFKSTLDEVREADLLLHIVDISHPDFEDHIESVNQTLHDIKAHEKPVIMVFNKIDAYKHLTIDEDDLMTEKTPRHYTLDEWKTTWMHRLGEEKALFISATNKENFEEFRERVYEAVRQIHITRFPYNKFLYPDYKDAIEKEEEE; from the coding sequence ATGTTAGAAAAAGAAGTTATAAATTTTGAAAGAACTGCCATTGTTGGTATTGTAACTCAAAATCAAAGTGAGGAAAAACTTAACGAATATCTGGATGAACTGGAGTTTTTAACTTTCACCGCAGGAGGTGAAGTTATAAAACGCTTTACTCAAAAAATGGAACGTCCAAACCCGAAGACCTTTGTAGGAACGGGGAAAATAGATGAAATCAATCTTTTTGTAAAAGAAAATGAGATATCGACTTTAATTTTTGATGATGAATTGTCACCATCTCAGCAAAAAAATATTTCGAGAATTATTGATTGCAAAATCTTAGACAGAACAAATTTAATTTTGGATATTTTTGCGCAAAGAGCTGAAACGTCGTATGCACGAACTCAGGTAGAATTGGCACAATGTATCTATTTATTGCCAAGACTTTCCGGTTTATGGACGCACCTTGAACGTCAAAAAGGAGGTATTGGTATGCGTGGTCCGGGAGAAACAGAGATCGAAACCGATAGACGTATTGTACGTGACAGAATCTCGTTGCTGAAGGATAAAATCAAAACGATCGACAAACAAATGGGAGTTCAGCGTAGCAATCGCGGTGCAATGGTTCGTGTTGCTCTTGTTGGATATACCAATGTTGGTAAATCGACTTTGATGAATGCAGTAGGTAAAAGTGATGTTTTTGTTGAGAATAAATTATTTGCAACTCTTGATACAACGGTTCGAAAAGTGGTTATCAAAAACTTGCCATTTTTGCTTTCAGACACTGTAGGTTTTATTAGAAAATTGCCAACACAATTGGTTGATTCTTTTAAAAGCACGCTGGATGAGGTTCGTGAAGCCGATTTATTGCTGCACATTGTAGATATTTCACATCCTGATTTTGAGGATCATATCGAATCTGTAAATCAGACTCTGCATGATATAAAAGCACATGAGAAACCAGTTATAATGGTTTTTAATAAAATTGATGCTTATAAACATTTGACGATCGATGAGGATGATTTGATGACAGAAAAAACGCCAAGACATTATACTCTTGATGAGTGGAAAACAACCTGGATGCATCGTTTAGGAGAAGAAAAAGCGTTGTTTATTTCGGCTACAAATAAAGAAAATTTTGAGGAGTTTAGAGAAAGGGTTTACGAAGCTGTTCGCCAGATTCATATTACCAGATTCCCGTACAATAAATTCTTGTATCCTGATTATAAGGATGCAATCGAAAAAGAGGAAGAGGAATAA
- a CDS encoding DUF3078 domain-containing protein — MRKLALLLFILANFTFVQAQNSEKELIQNTEKAIKKINDTIEGEGWKAKGTVSLLLNQSSFNNWIAGGEDSFSGTLGINYDFNYKKDDLTWDNKVLAYYGLLQTKNADFEKKTDDRLEFNSIVGKRAFGQWYYSYFLNFRTQFSTGYLYGKDVNGKEIRTENTKFMSPGYLTTGPGIYWTKDDNLKINFAPLTSKFTFVDSAYTSGIDQTTGLPYVSGDYFGVDANKSMRYELGFYTSVYYKLALMTNVTAENTLNLYSNYLQDPQNIDINYSLNIIMKVNRFLSANLSFQTIYDDNAFQGFQTREVFGLGINFGF; from the coding sequence ATGAGAAAGCTAGCTTTATTACTCTTTATTTTAGCAAACTTTACTTTTGTTCAAGCCCAAAATTCAGAAAAAGAATTAATTCAGAATACTGAGAAAGCGATAAAAAAAATAAATGATACTATCGAAGGAGAAGGCTGGAAAGCAAAAGGAACAGTTTCTCTTTTATTAAATCAATCAAGCTTTAATAACTGGATTGCCGGAGGTGAAGATAGCTTTTCGGGAACTTTAGGAATCAATTACGATTTTAATTACAAAAAAGACGACCTTACATGGGACAATAAAGTTTTAGCCTATTACGGACTTTTGCAAACTAAAAATGCTGACTTCGAAAAGAAAACTGATGACCGTTTAGAATTCAACTCAATAGTAGGAAAAAGGGCTTTTGGACAATGGTATTACTCTTACTTTCTGAATTTCAGAACTCAATTTTCAACAGGTTACTTATATGGCAAAGATGTAAACGGAAAAGAAATCAGAACTGAAAACACCAAATTCATGTCTCCTGGTTATCTTACTACAGGTCCAGGTATTTACTGGACAAAAGATGATAATCTCAAAATAAACTTTGCACCTTTAACTTCAAAATTCACTTTTGTTGACAGCGCTTATACCTCAGGAATCGATCAGACTACTGGTTTACCTTATGTTAGTGGTGATTATTTTGGAGTAGATGCTAACAAAAGCATGCGTTACGAATTAGGTTTCTATACCTCAGTTTATTACAAATTAGCCCTAATGACCAACGTAACTGCTGAAAATACTTTGAACTTATATTCTAATTATTTACAAGATCCACAAAACATAGACATCAATTATTCATTAAATATAATCATGAAAGTAAACAGATTTTTATCTGCCAATTTATCCTTCCAGACTATTTATGATGATAACGCCTTTCAGGGTTTCCAAACCAGAGAAGTTTTTGGTTTAGGAATTAATTTCGGATTTTAA
- a CDS encoding cysteine desulfurase: protein MLDIQKIRADFPILSEKVNGKPLVYFDNGATSQKPQIVIDAIATYYKEINANIHRGVHTLSQLATDAYEISRVKIQHHINAKFSHEVLFTSGTTHGINLVTNGFASILKPGDEVVVSSLEHHSNIVPWQMLCERTGATLKVIPMNEEGELIMEAFDALLSEKTKVVTVNHISNALGIINPIKYIIEKAHAVGAAVLIDGAQAVPHLKPDVQDLDCDFYAFSGHKMCGPTGTGILYGKEAWLNKLPPYQGGGEMIKEVTFEKTTYADLPHKFEAGTPNIAGGIVLGTAVDYLNNIGFENIQKQEEELLAYATKRLLEIEGLRIYGTGKNKASVISFNIDGIHPYDIGSIVDKLGIAVRTGHHCAQPIMNFFCIPGTIRASFSFYNTIEEIDTMVEAVKKAKTMLS, encoded by the coding sequence ATGTTAGACATCCAAAAAATAAGAGCTGATTTTCCGATACTTTCGGAAAAAGTAAACGGAAAACCCTTGGTTTATTTCGACAACGGAGCAACCTCACAAAAACCACAAATCGTGATTGATGCGATTGCAACATATTATAAGGAAATAAATGCAAACATTCATCGTGGCGTTCATACATTAAGTCAATTGGCAACAGATGCTTATGAAATTTCGAGAGTAAAAATTCAACATCATATTAATGCTAAATTTTCGCATGAAGTTCTTTTCACATCTGGAACAACACACGGAATTAATTTAGTAACAAATGGTTTTGCTTCAATTTTAAAACCTGGTGACGAAGTTGTGGTTTCTTCCTTAGAACATCACAGCAATATTGTACCTTGGCAAATGTTGTGTGAGAGAACCGGAGCGACGCTAAAAGTTATTCCGATGAATGAAGAAGGTGAATTGATCATGGAAGCTTTTGATGCTTTGTTATCAGAAAAAACTAAAGTTGTAACCGTAAATCATATTTCGAACGCATTAGGAATCATTAATCCTATTAAATATATAATTGAAAAAGCGCATGCTGTGGGTGCAGCCGTTTTAATTGACGGTGCTCAGGCTGTTCCACATTTAAAACCGGATGTTCAGGATTTAGATTGTGATTTTTATGCTTTTTCAGGACACAAAATGTGCGGTCCAACCGGAACCGGAATTTTATACGGGAAAGAAGCCTGGTTAAATAAATTACCTCCTTATCAAGGTGGCGGTGAAATGATTAAAGAGGTTACTTTCGAAAAAACAACTTATGCAGATCTTCCTCATAAATTTGAGGCAGGAACTCCAAATATTGCTGGTGGAATTGTTTTGGGAACTGCTGTTGATTATTTAAACAACATTGGTTTTGAGAATATTCAGAAACAAGAGGAAGAATTATTAGCATACGCTACAAAACGTTTGTTAGAAATTGAAGGTCTGAGAATTTACGGAACCGGAAAAAATAAAGCCTCTGTAATTTCGTTTAATATTGACGGAATTCATCCTTATGATATTGGTTCAATTGTCGATAAATTAGGAATTGCCGTTAGAACCGGACATCATTGTGCTCAACCTATTATGAACTTTTTCTGCATTCCGGGAACTATTCGTGCTTCGTTTTCTTTTTACAATACTATCGAAGAAATTGACACAATGGTTGAAGCTGTTAAAAAGGCAAAAACCATGTTAAGCTAA
- a CDS encoding SufE family protein produces MTIKEIQNEIIDEFSMFDDWMQRYEYIIELGKSLPLIKEEYKIDENLIKGCQSKVWLQGEQNNDKIVFTADSDAILTKGIIAILIRAFSNQKAEDIINADTEFIDEIGLKEHLSATRANGLVSMIKNIKMYALAFDAKNKN; encoded by the coding sequence ATGACAATAAAAGAAATACAAAACGAAATAATAGACGAATTTTCGATGTTTGACGATTGGATGCAACGTTATGAATACATCATCGAACTAGGAAAAAGTCTTCCGTTAATCAAAGAGGAATACAAAATTGACGAGAATTTAATAAAAGGCTGCCAATCTAAAGTTTGGCTGCAAGGCGAACAAAACAACGATAAAATTGTTTTTACCGCAGATAGTGATGCGATTTTAACCAAAGGAATTATCGCCATTTTGATTCGTGCTTTTTCGAACCAAAAAGCTGAAGACATTATAAATGCTGATACTGAATTTATAGACGAAATTGGTCTAAAAGAACATTTGTCAGCCACTCGAGCCAATGGATTGGTTTCGATGATTAAAAACATCAAGATGTACGCTTTGGCTTTTGATGCTAAAAACAAAAATTAA
- a CDS encoding DUF2480 family protein gives MEEIVNKVANSALEVFDLEDYYPKGVRVQIDISQWLLEGFLLKEKDFREHLKNHDWSQYQDQYVAVNCSTDAIVPAWALILVAVQLAPYAKKVVNGTIEDLDGSLYEEILTQLDYSAYKNKPVIVKGCSRKPVPMRAYILATTYLQPFARSIMYGEACSAVPLYKESKK, from the coding sequence ATGGAAGAAATCGTTAATAAAGTTGCCAATAGCGCATTAGAAGTTTTTGATCTTGAAGATTATTATCCAAAAGGAGTTCGTGTGCAAATTGATATTTCGCAATGGCTTTTGGAAGGTTTTTTGTTGAAAGAAAAAGACTTTAGAGAGCACTTAAAAAACCACGATTGGTCACAATATCAGGATCAATATGTGGCTGTAAATTGCAGTACAGATGCTATTGTACCGGCTTGGGCATTAATTTTAGTTGCTGTCCAATTGGCACCTTATGCAAAAAAAGTAGTTAATGGAACAATCGAAGATTTAGACGGAAGTTTATACGAAGAAATCTTAACACAACTCGATTACTCGGCATACAAAAACAAACCTGTTATTGTAAAAGGGTGTTCCAGAAAACCTGTCCCAATGCGTGCTTACATTTTGGCGACAACTTACTTGCAGCCTTTTGCAAGAAGTATTATGTACGGCGAAGCTTGTTCTGCGGTACCTTTATACAAAGAATCTAAGAAATAA